A single genomic interval of Penicillium psychrofluorescens genome assembly, chromosome: 2 harbors:
- a CDS encoding uncharacterized protein (ID:PFLUO_002301-T1.cds;~source:funannotate) has protein sequence MLSESIQRWLAIDWSASELVSANEKPPRVQPKKLANGSIPNGVASDSNGHVAHAHSNSSLVKPVRHLNEEVDTVPIAVVGMSFRFPQGLESAESFWEALAEGRSAWSTFPKSRIHFDGVYDPDQERLNGFPLKGAHFVDGDMAAFDAPFFTIGPSEAAEIDPQSRILLETTYRALENAGIPMEQVVNSKTSVHTGSFGDDYKAFSTRDPQFGGQYSASSVSPNMLANRISWFFNLRGESINMDTACSSTLVAFHTACQGLRNGDADIAIVAGANLFLSPDMAMSLNNQNFLSPDGRCWSFNEKANGYGRGEGFGALILKRVGDAVVDNDVIRAVVRATRTNQDGRTPGIVQPSRQAQAELIRETYQKAGLDMSLTRYVEAHGTGTQVGDPIEAGAIADAFQSCISPSRPLYVGSVKSNIGHLEGTSGIAGLIKSVLMLEQGMIPAIAGLEDVNSTITERHPDLKFPQNLCQWPSDGLRRLSINSFGFGGTNAHVIMEDARNHLNLAGLAGHQAKDHFTLEHLDPQILVFSAKDEKGIGRLTATYNQHFDSTRHLINETYLSRLAYTLSERRSALLWRSFAIYDSPEQLAKGIKPSRPVRALMAPRLALCFTGQGAQWAAMGRELRQFRVYAQSIADSSAVLKALGCSWNLQEELSQDEKQTRVNEPEFSQTLCTVVQIALLDLIESIDVHPTVVVGHSSGEIAAAYCIGALDRRSAISVAYYRGLLSSQLATSNTKFGAMLSVNLSEADVAPYFEAIAAQHGHLGISIGCINSPGNVTITGDADQINTLKETLDQAGIFARKLAVRVAYHSSHMQTIARDYLKAMGRLSSRLGTPSVVMISSVTGEVVTSRQVGRKEYWVQNMVSPVRFVAALTSAASLRVQENGEINYETSRLQVEDIMEMGPHSVLQRPIKDTLKAASRNAAVGYISALVRNFNAIQSLFDALGYLYCRGHHVNIQTLNRLNMLTSPLPVPLTNLPEYPFDHSLSYWRESRVSKGHRLREAPRNDFLGMRVPDWNSQEAKWRKRIKLSEEPWIGDHSIAWVNILPGAAMLVMAVEAAKSVSRSRSDRAIAGYTLRDVSFSRALAISQDPDGTEVEFYLQSSGQSADRENSWSEFRLYCIENDSWVEACQGRIQISYVDEGGLVDQGRQAQREWKRHAAELSRIRRSCPRIVDMERMYKLLAEKGIDFGPAHQVIKTCAYNDEMESFGKIDPHQWRVKARKFSQTDFTVHPTFLDGLFQMGLAAMTQGGTNISPSVVAGIRYIWIAEHAIPPFQSERDAVRMAVWNQSAFRGLGDTTSHTVALDPSGQQSVVVIDGLEGKFLTETKEGEKARRLCWNFDSRPDIEMLSTKDLLIQVTTDFPLHPSPLELDHDVKLLLYLCILRTLRKLTPEDRDKLAPHHQKYLAWMEREKQKLSVDAPTTKGIDFREVLDYEPFYTQLLDHLEGLNCRGRFYAVLARNLYEILTGEQDALQIMFQTPLVKDYYRELYRATNGLSKTLAFIDLYAHKHPDMRILEIGAGTGGMTRYILDTLTQNGSREAGAGTPRFSHYTYTDISAGFFSGAATMFESFPDKVTFSVLDVEKDPVQQGFEEAAYDLIVADNVFHATQSLDITLQHARKLLKPGGKLALFELTDPEVVRTNFAFGLLPGWWRYQDAYRTFSAGVSDTVWDELLKRTGFSGIDLNLQDYDDSVCHEHSALITTAAAGVKDHPHPPPRTLIVLDSASATQQAVAKELAAKLQHVGVSEIISRSLEEAAQVPNLSEWSCIMILDLEESSILANMNAIEYEHVKTLLQVGGGILWVTRGGGVRPERPEHALIQGAFRGLRMEERHSKFISLSLEVTPVDALHAANRISQVFEATATRPVNDCEQEYVEREGHLCVDRFIEADYLNKNLGDLMADTQSGESRFGEHPALSLSIASPGLLDSLEFVEDDAAKLELAPDEIEIEVEASGVNFRDCLIALGRLSGTSFGFECAGTVSRKGRDVQNVAIGDRVGASALGTYQTYTRCQASDAILIPDSMPFVAGATLPVVFTTAFYALVHVANIQRGETILIHSAAGGTGQAAIQVAQMRDAEIFVTVGSQEKKTLLMEIYHIAEDHIFDSRNTSFVKGIRGLTGDKGGVDVILNSLSGDFLVESWQCIAPFGRFLELGKKDILSNSRLPMLPFSKNASFHAIDLNEARKYQPNLLQRLREDINVLLSEGRISPPQPIHVYGVGEVEKAFRYLQSGKNTGKTVVELRRDDLIRTNVKIKRTWNFDANATYVIAGGLGGIGRSTASWMAQRGAKNLILLSRSGVSNDEARELVDNLHKQGVRVEAPCCDIADFNSLKYALDSLQGQIPPIKGCIQSAMVLRSKVFGNMTYQDWTDTFACKVPGTWNLHQLLPSGMDFFITYSSISGGVGGTASVNYSAVCAYQDALAHYRNAHGEKATTLNLGVMVDDGVLRDNDAVRTALIGTGYLMGITQREMFALLEYHCDPSLPIPNTPLRSQVLVGINVPSRIEAHGAEVPIFMTRPLFRGTWNITDADVSVQEDAVADVARDLVGVRSTNEAADIIAQSLMQRLSKSLGVPLENLDQSKAMHAYGVDSLVAVELRNWFKWKLEAEVTVFEILGNATFEDIGTLVAGKSQLVAATVGDTAPKT, from the exons ATGTTATCTGAGAGCATTCAACGCTGGCTAGCGATCGACTGGTCTGCTAGTGAGCTAGTCTCTGCAAATGAGAAACCTCCGCGAGTGCAACCCAAGAAGCTCGCCAATGGTTCAATTCCGAACGGAGTCGCATCGGACTCTAATGGGCACGTTGCCCATGCTCATTCCAACAGCTCGCTCGTAAAACCAGTGAGACACCTAAATGAGGAAGTTGATACAGTGCCAATTGCGGTAGTTGGGATGTCATTTCGCTTCCCACAGGGATTGGAATCAGCCGAGTCCTTCTGGGAGGCATTGGCAGAGGGCCGTTCGGCATGGTCGACGTTTCCCAAGAGTCGCATCCATTTTGACGGCGTTTATGATCCGGATCAAGAGCGTTTGAACGGG TTCCCACTGAAAGGAGCCCATTTCGTGGACGGCGACATGGCCGCTTTCGATGcgcccttcttcaccatcgGGCCCAGcgaggccgccgagatcGATCCGCAATCCCGGATTCTCCTTGAGACTACATACCGCGCATTGGAAAACG CGGGAATTCCAATGGAGCAGGTGGTCAATTCCAAAACCTCCGTCCACACAGGCAGCTTCGGTGACGATTACAAGGCCTTCTCTACTCGTGATCCTCAATTTGGCGGCCAGTATTCAGCCAGCTCTGTTTCTCCAAACATGCTCGCGAATCGTATCAGCTGGTTTTTCAACCTGCGCGGTGAGTCGATCAACATGGACACTGCCTGCTCCAGCACGTTAGTTGCCTTCCACACAGCGTGTCAAGGATTACGAAATGGGGACGCAGACATA GCAATTGTAGCCGGTGCAAACCTCTTCCTGAGTCcagacatggccatgtccTTGAACAATCAGAATTTCCTATCACCGGATGGTCGATGCTGGAGTTTTAATGAGAAGGCAAACGGATACGGACGTGGTGAGGGCTTCGGAGCTCTGATCTTGAAGCGCGTTGGTGATGCCGTTGTCGACAACGACGTTATTCGCGCTGTTGTTCGCGCCACGCGGACGAACCAGGACGGGCGTACGCCGGGAATCGTGCAGCCCAGTCGACAGGCACAGGCGGAGCTCATTCGGGAAACATACCAAAAGGCGGGTTTGGACATGAGTTTGACGAGATATGTAGAGGCGCATGGAACCGGGACGCAGGTTGGCG ATCCTATTGAGGCGGGAGCAATTGCGGATGCCTTCCAAAGCTGCAtttctccatctcgcccGCTTTATGTGGGTTCCGTTAAATCTAACATCGGTCATTTGGAGGGAACCAGCGGTATTGCCGGTCTCATCAAGAGCGTGCTCATGCTCGAGCAGGGCATGATTCCGGCAATTGCAGGCCTAGAGGATGTCAATAGTACCATTACAGAGAGACATCCCGACCTGAAG TTTCCACAAAATCTTTGTCAGTGGCCTTCGGACGGTCTACGCCGATTGTCTATCAACTCTTTTGGATTCGGAGGAACCAACGCGCATGTCATTATGGAAGACGCGCGGAATCACTTGAACCTGGCCGGACTAGCTGGACACCAAGCGAAGGATCATTTTACATTGGAGCATCTAGATCCCCAGAttctcgtcttctccgcGAAAGATGAAAAAGGCATCGGCCGTCTGACAGCCACCTACAACCAACATTTTGACTCTACACGCCACCTCATCAATGAGACATATCTTTCGCGTCTAGCATACACGCTAAGTGAGCGTCGCAGTGCGCTACTCTGGCGGTCGTTCGCCATTTATGATTCTCCGGAGCAGCTGGCAAAGGGAATCAAGCCATCTCGACCAGTTCGGGCTCTCATGGCTCCGCGTCTGGCACTCTGCTTTACCGGTCAAGGAGCGCAGTGGGCTGCCATGGGTCGTGAGTTGCGGCAATTCAGGGTCTACGCGCAAAGTATTGCCGACTCGTCTGCTGTTTTGAAGGCCCTGGGATGCTCTTGGAACCTGCAAG AGGAGTTGTCGCAAGACGAAAAGCAAACCAGAGTCAATGAACCAGAATTCAGCCAGACACTGTGCACTGTTGTCCAGATTGCTCTGCTGGACCTGATAGAAAGTATAGATGTCCATCCGACGGTAGTGGTGGGCCATTCGTCAGGCGAGATTGCTGCGGC ATATTGCATCGGGGCTCTAGATCGACGGTCCGCAATCAGCGTCGCATACTATCGGGGACTCCTATCCTCCCAACTTGCTACTAGCAACACCAAGTTCGGTGCAATGCTGTCAGTCAATTTGTCCGAAGCCGACGTCGCACCTTACTTTGAAGCCATCGCAGCCCAACATGGACACTTGGGTATCTCCATTGGATGTATCAACAGTCCAGGGAACGTTACCATCACAGGCGACGCTGATCAGATCAACACTCTCAAGGAGACTCTCGATCAGGCGGGTATATTTGCGCGTAAGCTTGCGGTCCGTGTGGCCTATCATTCCTCCCATATGCAGACCATCGCTCGGGATTACCTCAAAGCCATGGGCAGATTATCTTCCCGCCTTGGAACCCCATCAGTTGTTATGATCTCCTCGGTGACGGGTGAGGTTGTAACATCCAGGCAGGTGGGGCGCAAAGAATATTGGGTGCAGAATATGGTCTCACCAGTACGATTTGTCGCTGCCTTGACAAGTGCTGCCTCATTGAGGGTTCAAGAGAACGGAGAGATCAATTATGAGACGAGTCGATTGCAGGTTGAGGACATCATGGAAATGGGCCCTCACTCCGTCTTGCAACGGCCTATCAAGGATACCTTGAAAGCGGCCAGTCGGAATGCAGCTGTTGGGTACATATCTGCTCTTGTTCGGAATTTCAATGCAATTCAGAGCCTATTTGATGCCCTTGGTTACCTCTACTGCCGGGGACACCATGTCAACATCCAGACACTCAACCGGCTGAACATGCTGACATCCCCGTTGCCTGTCCCGTTGACCAATCTGCCGGAGTATCCCTTCGATCACAGTCTCTCCTACTGGCGAGAGTCACGGGTGAGCAAGGGTCATCGGCTGCGGGAGGCACCACGCAATGACTTCCTGGGGATGCGAGTGCCAGACTGGAATTCACAGGAGGCCAAGTGGAGGAAGCGGATCAAGCTCTCCGAGGAACCGTGGATCGGGGACCACAGCATTGCGTGGGTGAACATCCTTCCCGGCGCAGCCATGCTGGTCATGGCAGTGGAAGCTGCGAAGAGCGTTTCTCGATCACGATCCGATCGAGCGATTGCGGGATATACTTTGAGAGATGTGTCCTTCTCTCGGGCGCTGGCTATCTCGCAAGACCCCGATGGGACCGAGGTGGAATTCTACCTCCAGTCTAGCGGACAGTCGGCCGATCGTGAGAACTCATGGTCCGAGTTTCGTCTTTACTGCATCGAGAACGATAGCTGGGTAGAGGCATGTCAGGGCCGTATCCAAATTTCCTACGTCGACGAGGGCGGCCTAGTCGATCAAGGGCGACAAGCTCAGCGCGAGTGGAAACGACATGCCGCTGAGCTATCCCGTATTCGCAGATCCTGTCCACGGATAGTCGACATGGAGCGGATGTACAAGTTActggcggagaagggcatCGATTTTGGCCCGGCCCATCAAGTCATCAAGACATGCGCTTAcaacgacgagatggaaTCCTTTGGGAAGATCGATCCGCATCAATGGCGCGTAAAGGCCCGGAAGTTCAGTCAGACTGACTTTACCGTCCATCCAACCTTCTTGGACGGATTATTCCAGATGGGCCTGGCCGCCATGACGCAGGGTGGCACTAACATCTCGCCCAGTGTCGTTGCCGGTATTCGGTACATCTGGATTGCGGAGCACGCGATTCCACCCTTCCAGAGTGAACGCGATGCCGTGCGCATGGCGGTATGGAACCAGTCTGCCTTCCGGGGCCTTGGGGACACGACTTCCCACACCGTCGCCTTAGATCCATCAGGTCAGCAATcagtggtggtgattgatggTCTCGAGGGCAAGTTTCTGACGGAGACAAAGGAGGGTGAGAAAGCCCGCCGTCTTTGTTGGAATTTTGACTCTCGTCCCGACATTGAAATGCTGAGCACGAAGGATCTGCTGATCCAAGTCACGACGGACTTCCCCTTGCACCCGTCGCCTCTGGAATTGGATCATGACGTGAAGCTGCTGTTGTACCTGTGTATTCTGCGCACGTTGCGCAAGCTCACGCCCGAGGATCGGGACAAGCTCGCTCCCCACCACCAGAAATATCTTGCGTGGATGGAGCGTGAGAAGCAGAAGTTATCCGTAGATGCCCCTACCACCAAGGGGATTGATTTCAGAGAGGTTTTGGACTACGAGCCGTTTTACACACAACTGCTGGATCATTTGGAAGGCCTGAATTGCCGCGGCAGATTCTATGCAGTGTTGGCCCGGAACCTCTACGAGATCCTGACGGGAGAGCAGGATGCGCTGCAAATCATGTTCCAGACCCCCCTCGTCAAGGACTATTACCGTGAGCTGTACAGGGCTACCAATGGGCTGTCCAAAACCCTGGCATTTATCGATCTTTACGCCCACAAGCACCCGGATATGAGGATCCTGGAGATTGGAGCAGGCACCGGGGGCATGACGCGATACATCCTGGACACATTGACCCAGAACGGATCCCGTGAAGCCGGCGCCGGCACTCCACGCTTTTCTCACTACACATACACTGACATCTCAgccggcttcttctccggcgCGGCGACCATGTTTGAGAGTTTCCCAGACAAGGTCACCTTTTCAGTCCTGGACGTTGAGAAAGATCCAGTGCAACAGGGCTTTGAGGAGGCGGCCTATGACCTGATCGTCGCCGATAATGTCTTCCATGCCACCCAGAGCTTGGATATCACTCTACAGCATGCTAGAAAGCTACTCAAGCCGGGTGGTAAGCTGGCACTCTTTGAACTCACCGATCCTGAAGTTGTTCGTACCAACTTTGCCTTTGGATTACTTCCAGGCTGGTGGCGGTATCAAGACGCATACCGGACATTCAGCGCCGGTGTCTCTGACACTGTCTGGGATGAACTTCTCAAGCGGACTGGGTTCTCGGGTATCGACCTCAACCTTCAAGATTACGACGATTCCGTCTGTCATGAGCATAGTGCCTTGATTACGACCGCAGCGGCTGGAGTGAAGGACCATCCCCACCCTCCTCCACGGACCTTGATAGTCTTGGACTCTGCATCTGCAACACAGCAGGCAGTCGCGAAGGAACTGGCAGCAAAACTACAGCATGTTGGAGTTTCTGAAATCATCAGTCGTTCCCTTGAGGAGGCTGCGCAGGTGCCGAATTTGAGCGAGTGGTCCTGCATCATGATTCTCGACCTGGAAGAATCATCCATTCTGGCCAACATGAATGCAATCGAGTACGAACACGTCAAGACCCTATTGCAGGTGGGTGGAGGCATATTATGGGTCACCCGCGGAGGTGGTGTCAGACCTGAACGACCGGAGCATGCTCTGATCCAAGGTGCATTCCGGGGACTGCGCATGGAAGAGCGGCATTCAAAGTTCATATCCCTCTCACTGGAGGTTACTCCAGTCGACGCGCTCCACGCAGCCAATCGCATTAGCCAGGTCTTCGAGGCTACTGCTACCCGACCGGTCAACGACTGCGAGCAGGAGTATGTGGAACGGGAGGGCCACCTGTGCGTGGATCGATTTATCGAGGCCGACTATCTGAACAAGAACCTTGGCGATTTAATGGCAGACACACAGTCGGGCGAGTCTAGATTTGGCGAACATCCCGCACTGTCACTCAGTATCGCATCTCCGGGTCTATTAGACAGTTTGGAGttcgtcgaggatgacgcCGCCAAGCTGGAACTCGCTCCGGATGAAATCGAAATCGAGGTCGAGGCTAGCGGCGTCAATTTCCGAGACTGTCTTATCGCACTGGGCCGACTTTCAGGAACCAGCTTTGGTTTCGAATGCGCTGGTACCGTGAGTCGCAAGGGACGGGATGTGCAGAATGTGGCGATTGGAGATCGAGTCGGTGCCAGCGCCTTGGGAACCTATCAGACGTATACGAGGTGTCAAGCTAGCGATGCCATTCTCATTCCTGACTCCATGCCCTTCGTCGCGGGCGCCACCCTCCCCGTAGTGTTCACCACCGCCTTCTATGCGTTGGTCCACGTCGCGAACATCCAACGAGGAGAGACAATTCTCATCCACTCCGCGGCCGGAGGTACAGGTCAAGCAGCTATCCAAGTGGCCCAGATGAGGGATGCTGAGATCTTCGTCACCGTGGGGTcacaagagaagaagacgcTGTTGATGGAGATTTATCACATCGCAGAGGATCACATATTCGATAGCCGCAACACCTCCTTCGTCAAGGGCATCCGTGGACTCACTGGTGATAAaggcggcgtggatgtcaTCCTTAATTCGTTGAGTGGCGATTTTCTCGTCGAGAGTTGGCAGTGCATTGCACCTTTCGGGCGCTTCCTGGAGCTagggaagaaagatatcCTCTCCAACAGCAGATTGCCGATGCTGCCCTTCTCGAAGAATGCATCTTTCCATGCCATCGATCTCAATGAGGCACGGAAGTATCAGCCCAATCTGTTGCAACGGTTGCGGGAAGACATCAACGTCCTGCTATCAGAGGGCCGGATTTCTCCTCCGCAGCCAATTCACGTATATGGAGTTGGTGAGGTTGAGAAAGCGTTCCGGTATCTTCAGAGTGGGAAGAACACGGGGAAGACCGTAGTAGAACTGAGACGTGACGACCTGATCAGG ACGAACGTGAAAATCAAGCGGACCTGGAATTTCGACGCCAATGCCACCTATGTGATTGCTGGAGGACTGGGCGGCATTGGTCGTAGCACAGCCAGCTGGATGGCTCAACGAGGAGCGAAGAACTTGATTCTGCTCTCCCGATCGGGTGTGTCGAACGACGAAGCACGGGAGCTCGTGGATAATTTGCACAAGCAGGGAGTGAGGGTGGAAGCTCCCTGTTGCGATATTGCAGATTTTAACTCCTTGAAATATGCGTTGGATAGCCTTCAGGGCCAGATACCCCCTATTAAGGGGTGTATTCAGTCCGCAATGGTTCTCCGA AGTAAGGTGTTTGGAAATATGACCTATCAAGATTGGACAGACACTTTCGCCTGCAAAGTCCCGGGAACATGGAACCTGCACCAGTTGCTTCCAAGCGGTATGGATTTCTTCATTACATATTCATCCATCTCTGGGGGAGTTGGAGGGACGGCGTCGGTCAACTACTCGGCCGTTTGCGCCTATCAAGATGCTCTGGCGCATTACCGTAATGCCCACGGCGAAAAGGCGACCACGTTGAATCTTGGCgtcatggtggatgatggagTATTACGGGACAACGATGCAGTGCGAACCGCATTGATCGGGACAGGATATTTGATGGGCATCACCCAGAGAGAGATGTTTGCTCTGCTAGAATATCACTGTGATCCATCTCTCCCAATCCCCAACACTCCACTGAGGTCTCAGGTGCTTGTCGGGATCAACGTCCCCTCACGGATCGAGGCTCACGGGGCAGAGGTCCCCATTTTCATGACCCGGCCACTCTTCCGAGGAACGTGGAATATCACGGACGCAGATGTGTCTGTGCAGGAGGATGCCGTGGCGGATGTGGCGAGAGATCTAGTCGGGGTGCGATCGACTAACGAGGCGGCGGATATTATCGCACAATCGCTAATGCAGAGACTCAGCAAGTCGTTGGGGGTGCCTCTAGAGAATCTGGACCAGTCGAAGGCGATGCACGCGTACGGAGTGGATTcgttggtggcggtggagtTGCGGAATTGGTTCAAGTGGaagctggaggcggaggtcaCCGTTTTTGAGATCCTGGGAAATGCGACCTTTGAGGATATTGGGACGCTGGTGGCTGGTAAGAGTCAGttggtggcggcgacggtgggTGATACGGCACCCAAGACATGA